In Lagopus muta isolate bLagMut1 chromosome 6, bLagMut1 primary, whole genome shotgun sequence, one DNA window encodes the following:
- the ZNF106 gene encoding zinc finger protein 106 isoform X2, whose product MVRERKCVLCHIVYSSKKEMEEHMRSMLHHRELENLKGRDSNHECQVCRVTLVGLSAYAKHISSQLHKDNVDAHDKVEEKEETEEEYLDKELIQLIKQRKERNRQVEPCCTNQETECDDRRSQRRREERATYKEREAYDQSSWHHHNALQRDWKWERDDYINSRQGRFSHSQRNLNISRHPGGPRGRSGWHQSVSGSSSSWHKYGNSGVVWHPNGRGGGGTSNWHHNARGRNSTWHTEGTGNFSSWNCKSYGGNWKSSSHGANSWNFGSSGDTYLLEPAKYNKERYMWQWQEKDVTVLPYRDRNNRSDSFDFTSDKLPSEGALDFGTSKQPESKAPRNSGKSGSPSRDKIHRWTPYPSQKSIEQQSWFEDVSKATEKMDSVFLPLTESPGKGKTCEATASLPKLKKSEASSHSNVTLDYPDSSDEKPDKDDGRSSRMPSLKSPLLNITDMKLSSQKQDTKSLLKNVKSLLSSPNSKEQNCLKALNLEANNLPSYSSKLRGPSADNLEGSNKDALSSNVGEAVINLGEAERKPKDIQSNHSLQNPPLNSCKNTNDQNMEGTEKASPKNKFRRHSLEDVSDDDLTGREKVEIRAEKRSPSVSSCLPCDTPEGKLAASEKDVDEKPSASSIASADLKDSAFQMESTVSSSNSQDHLHVGLKIPSQEKEANEEHVKSGGRFEVEGFENHSDHELQKGGSQSLGLLPDLSKLGLPASLQRDLTRHISLKSKVGIHLPEPNLNNARRIRNISGHRRSEAEKESGLKPTLRQILSASRRNVNWDQVIQQVSKKKQELGKGLPRFGIEMVPLVQNDQESLELGEESDLSTLEGFQWEGISLAVPGSARKRSFSESSVIADRHPSAYSFFSEQPKAKEREERQIVADRHLRDITSGYEASVDIEADLKQETSSLSLSPFISERTETPGKKQSLQATSELTGLTKAEQDSLDKRTPLLEKQNVLEISEENPLVSSDVLLAVSSNVDAATDSSYTSGTEQNDSQGIGKKRRATGEGSSPEIPSLERKNKRRKIKGKKERSQVDQLLTISLREEELSKSLHSVDNSLLQARAALQAAYVEVQRFLVLKQQITMEMSALRSQRIQILQGLQETYEPSELSEQLPSSVSSERRNSESQVSADLLPAGSFLPLLDTLSVPPLGTAVHIDTSSPLHSGITFTTPPDSSVQIKREPVSLEASEENVNSVLQSSLCASRTEVVAQKDEIIQKTSVYPVISATISLSELTACFQHTSQEVHKPAVDRGKAGLLENPSPSLSTFSKREANGVTESFLLDQCSTLLPDRSVLLEMPMDKTPRLSAEPSEQQAASTLVPAEKGNRRRRKLRKKKTLRAAHVPENSDTEQDIIDCKPTRKVKSGKVSKGEKITTSTPQKQGDGVAVQAARNKDENDSDASLELVEVAVPQCEVVDVGSSESGDEKPDSPSKRELCSTVDQAVLEASCSGYDEVSSTSEIGTSYRDDTKRSVADTQASISSLRGSKNSSEVSSEPGEDEEPTEGSFEGHLAAVNAIQIFGNLLYTCSADKTVCAYNLVSRKCVAVFEGHTSKVNCLLVTQTNGKNAALYTGSSDHTINCYNIKTKECMEQFKLEDRVLCLHSRWRILYAGLANGSVVTFSIKSNKKVDTFECHSPRAVSCLATAQEGARKLLVVGSYDCTISVRDARNGLLLRTLEGHSKTILCMKVVNDLVFSGSSDQSVHAHNIHTGELVRIYKGHNHAVTVVNILGKVMVTACLDKFVRVYELQSHDRLQVYGGHSDMIMCMTIHKSMIYTGCYDGSVRAVRLNLMQNYRCWWHGCSLIFGVVDHLKQHLLTDHTNPNFQTLKCRWKNCDAFFTSRKGSKQDAVGHIERHAEDDSRVDS is encoded by the exons ATGGTGCGAGAACGAAAATGCGTATTGTGTCACATTGTATACAGCTCAAAAAAG GAGATGGAAGAACACATGAGGAGCATGCTTCACCACAGAGAACTTGAAAACCTGAAAGGAAG GGACAGCAACCACGAGTGCCAGGTGTGCAGGGTGACACTGGTGGGCTTGTCAGCATATGCCAAGCACATCTCCAGCCAGCTACACAAAGATAATGTTGATGCCCATGATAaagtggaagagaaggaggagacAGAAGAAGAATACCTTGACAAAGAACTCATTCAACTGATCAAGCAAAGGAAGGAACGGAACCG GCAAGTTGAACCATGCTGTACAAACCAAGAAACAGAATGCGATGATAGGAGATCACAGAGGAGGCGAGAAGAGAGAGCTACatataaagaaagagaagcttATGATCAGTCATCATGGCATCATCATAATGCATTACAAAGGGACTGGAAATGGGAAAGGGATGATTATATTAATTCTAGACAGGGAAGATTTTCACACTCCCAGAGAAACCTTAATAtaagtaggcatccaggtggcCCAAGGGGACGCTCTGGGTGGCACCAAAGTGTTTCAGGAAGCTCTTCAAGTTGGCATAAGTATGGGAATTCTGGAGTTGTTTGGCATCCAAATgggcgaggaggaggaggaacatCAAATTGGCATCACAATGCCAGAGGGAGGAATTCTACTTGGCACACGGAAGGAACAGGTAATTTTTCTAGTTGGAATTGCAAGAGTTATGGAGGAAACTGGAAGTCTAGTTCTCATGGTGCAAATAGCTGGAATTTCGGAAGCTCTGGAGATACATACTTATTAGAGCCAGCTAAATATAATAAGGAAAGATATATGTGGCAGTGGCAGGAGAAAGACGTGACTGTTCTTCCATACAGAGATCGAAATAATAGGAGTGACTCATTTGATTTTACTAGTGATAAACTTCCTTCTGAGGGGGCATTGGATTTTGGTACTTCAAAGCAACCAGAAAGTAAAGCTCCAAGAAACAGTGGGAAAAGTGGGAGCCCTTCAAGAGATAAAATACATCGCTGGACTCCCTACCCATCCCAAAAATCTATAGAGCAGCAGTCATGGTTTGAAGATGTTTCTAAAGCTACAGAGAAAATGGATTCTGTATTTTTGCCTCTTACTGAATCAccaggaaagggaaaaacttGTGAAGCCACTGCTAGCCTCCCAAAACTTAAAAAATCAGAAGCATCTTCCCATTCTAATGTAACCCTAGATTACCCTGATTCCAGTGATGAAAAGCCTGACAAAGATGATGGCAGAAGTAGTAGGATGCCATCGCTGAAATCCCCTCTTCTAAATATTACAGACATGAAGTTGTCTTCCCAAAAGCAAGACACAAAAAGTCTGTTAAAAAATGTTAAGTCTCTGTTGTCCTCACCTAATAGCAAAGAACAGAACTGTTTGAAAGCATTGAATCTGGAAGCTAACAATTTACCTTCTTATTCATCAAAGCTGCGTGGTCCGTCTGCTGATAACTTAGAAGGAAGCAACAAAGACGCACTTAGCAGTAATGTTGGGGAAGCTGTTATTAACTTAGGTGAAGCAGAACGAAAACCCAAAGATATTCAGTCCAACCATTCCTTACAAAATCCTCCCTTAAACTCTTGCAAGAATACAAATGATCAGAATATGGAAGGAACTGAGAAAGCATCACCAAAGAACAAGTTCAGACGACATTCATTGGAAGATGTGAGTGATGATGATTTAACAGGAAGAGAGAAAGTAGAAATAAGAGCTGAAAAACGGAGTCCTTCTGTTAGTTCTTGTTTACCCTGTGACACTCCAGAAGGTAAACTTGCTGCCTCTGAAAAGGATGTTGATGAAAAGCCATCTGCTTCAAGCATTGCATCTGCTGATCTGAAAgattctgcatttcagatggAATCCACAGTTTCTTCATCAAACAGTCAGGATCACTTGCACGTGGGTTTGAAAATCCCCTCACAGGAGAAAGAAGCGAATGAAGAGCATGTCAAGTCAGGTGGTCGCTTTGAAGTGGAAGGTTTTGAAAATCATTCAGACCATGAGCTGCAGAAAGGAGGAAGTCAATCACTAGGTCTCCTTCCTGATTTAAGCAAACTTGGCCTCCCAGCCTCTCTGCAAAGAGATCTGACGCGACATATTAGTTTGAAGAGCAAAGTGGGAATACACCTTCCAGAGCCCAATCTCAATAACGCACGGCGCATTCGGAATATAAGTGGCCATCGGAGAAGTGAGGCTGAGAAAGAATCGGGCCTTAAACCAACCCTCAGGCAGATTCTTAGTGCTTCCCGGCGAAATGTAAACTGGGATCAAGTCATCCAGCAGGTATCAAAGAAGAAACAGGAGCTTGGCAAAGGTTTACCAAG GTTTGGTATAGAAATGGTGCCTCTCGTTCAAAATGATCAAGAGAGTCTAGAACTTGGTGAAGAATCCGATCTGTCTACTCTGGAAGGATTCCAGTGGGAAGGGATTTCCTTAGCAGTGCCTGGATCAGCCAGAAAACGTagcttttctgaaagcagtgtcATTGCAGACAGACACCCTTCTGCTTACAGCTTTTTTAGTGAACAACCCAAAGCAAAAGAACGTGAGGAAAGGCAAATAGTTGCAGACAGACACCTACGTGATATAACATCTGGATACGAGGCAAGTGTTGACATTGAAGCTGACTTGAAACAGGAgacctcttctctttctttgtcaCCATTTATATCTGAAAGAACTGAGACCcctggaaagaaacaaagcctACAGGCTACTTCTGAGCTCACTGgcctcacaaaagcagagcaagaCAGTCTAGACAAGAGAACACCTcttcttgaaaaacagaatgtgttagaaatctcagaagaaaatccTCTGGTTTCAAGTGATGTACTTCTTGCAGTGTCTAGTAACGTAGATGCAGCAACGGACAGTAGCTACACTTCTGGTACTGAGCAAAATGACAGCCAAGGAATTGGAAAGAAACGAAGAGCGACAGGA GAAGGATCCTCTCCTGAAATCCCcagtctggaaagaaagaataaaagaagaaaaatcaaaggtaAAAAAG aacgTTCTCAAGTAGACCAGTTGTTGACTATTTCACTGAGGGAGGAAGAATTGAGCAAGTCCCTGCATAGCGTGGACAATAGTCTCTTGCAGGCTagagctgccctgcaggctgcatATGTTGAGGTTCAACGATTCCTTGTGTTAAAGCAACAG ATAACCATGGAAATGAGTGCACTGAGAAGCCAGAGGATCCAGATCTTGCAAGGCCTACAAG AGACGTATGAACCTTCTGAACTGTCAGAGCAACTCCCCAGTAGTGTCTCAAGTGAGAGAAGAAACAGTGAATCTCAGGTGTCAGCTGATTTGCTTCCTGCAGGCTCTTTCTTGCCCCTTTTGGACACTTTGTCTGTACCTCCACTGGGAACTGCTGTTCACATAGACACATCATCACCACTCCATTCTGGCATCACATTCACCACTCCTCCAGACTCCTCAGTACAAATTAAACGAGAACCTGTGTCTTTGGAAGcctcagaagaaaatgtgaatagTGTACTCCAGAGCTCTCTATGTGCTTCACGAACAGAAGTGGTAGCACAGAAGGATG aaatcatCCAAAAAACATCAGTGTATCCGGTTATCTCTGCAACCATATCCCTTTCAGAGCTGACAGCTTGTTTCCAGCACACTAGTCAAGAAGTTCACAAGCCTGCTGTGGATAGGGGAAAGGCTGGACTTTTGGAGAATCCTTCTCCTTCGCTGTCTACTTTCagcaaaagagaagcaaatgGAGTGACTGAAAGCTTTTTACTGGATCAGTGTAGCACCTTGCTTCCAGATCGTTCAGTCCTTCTAGAAATGCCAATGGATAAAACTCCCAGATTGTCAGCAGAACCATCGGAACAACAGGCAGCAAGCACTCTAGTCCcagcagaaaagggaaacagaaggagaagaaagttaaggaaaaagaaaacgcTGAGGGCAGCTCATGTGCCAGAAAACAGTGACACAGAACAGGATATAATTGACTGTAAGCCTACCCGGAAGGTCAAGAGTGGAAAAGTTTCTAAGGGAGAAAAAATTACAACATCAACTCCTCAAAAACAGGGAGATGGTGTTGCTGTTCAAGCAGCTAGAAACAAGGATGAGAATGATAGTGATGCTTCTTTGGAACTAGTGGAAGTTGCAGTGCCCCAGTGTGAAGTGGTTGATGTTGGTTCATCAGAGTCAGGAGATGAGAAACCAGACAGTCCATCAAAGAGAGAGTTGTGCAGCACTGTGGACCAAGCAGTCTTAGAGGCATCTTGCTCAGGTTATGATGAAGTGAGCTCTACCAGTGAGATTGGCACAAGTTATAGGGATGATACGAAAAGAAG TGTGGCTGACACACAGGCTTCTATATCATCACTAAGAGGATCAAAGAACTCATCAG AAGTGTCTTCAGAGCCAGGTGAGGATGAAGAACCTACAGAGGGGAGCTTTGAAGGACACCTGGCTGCAGTGAATGCTATTCAGATTTTTGGGAATTTGTTGTACACCTGCTCAGCAGACAAAACAGTTTGTGCCTACAATCTGGTT AGCAGGAAGTGTGTGGCCGTCTTTGAGGGACATACTTCAAAAGTGAACTGCCTCCTGGTCACTCAGACAAATGGGAAGAATGCTGCGCTTTACACTGGCTCAAGTGATCACACCATCAACTGTTACAATATCAAG ACCAAAGAATGCATGGAACAGTTTAAACTGGAAGATCGGGTGCTCTGTTTACACAGCAGATGGCGGATCCTTTACGCAGGCCTTGCAAATGGCAGCGTGGTTACATTCAGCATAAAG AGCAACAAGAAAGTTGATACCTTTGAATGCCACAGCCCTAGAGCAGTGAGCTGCTTGGCCACAGCTCAGGAAGGAGCACGCAAGCTGTTGGTAGTGGGCTCCTATGATTGCACCATCAGTGTACGAGATGCGCGGAATGGGTTGCTTCTCAGAACTCTTGAAGGTCACAGCAAAACTATACTCTGCATGAAG gttgTGAATGATCTGGTGTTCAGTGGTTCCAGTGACCAGTCTGTCCATGCCCACAACATTCAT ACTGGAGAACTGGTACGGATCTATAAAGGTCATAACCACGCAGTAACGGTTGTGAACATTCTGGGGAAAGTGATGGTAACAGCATGCCTCGATAAATTTGTTCGTGTTTATGAACTACAG tCACATGACCGCTTGCAAGTTTATGGAGGCCATTCAGATATGATCATGTGCATGACCATCCATAAGAGCATG ATCTACACTGGATGTTATGATGGCAGCGTCAGAGCTGTGAGGCTTAATCTGATGCAGAACTATCGTTGCTGG tGGCATGGATGTTCACTGATCTTTGGAGTTGTTGACCACCTGAAACAACACTTGCTAACTGACCACACCAACCCAAATTTTCAGACCTTAAAATGCCGTTGGAAGAACTGTGATGCTTTCTTTACTTCCAGGAAAGGTTCCAAGCAG gATGCTGTGGGACACATTGAAAGACATGCTGAGGATGACAGCAGGGTTGACTCATGA
- the ZNF106 gene encoding zinc finger protein 106 isoform X1, protein MVRERKCVLCHIVYSSKKEMEEHMRSMLHHRELENLKGRDSNHECQVCRVTLVGLSAYAKHISSQLHKDNVDAHDKVEEKEETEEEYLDKELIQLIKQRKERNRQVEPCCTNQETECDDRRSQRRREERATYKEREAYDQSSWHHHNALQRDWKWERDDYINSRQGRFSHSQRNLNISRHPGGPRGRSGWHQSVSGSSSSWHKYGNSGVVWHPNGRGGGGTSNWHHNARGRNSTWHTEGTGNFSSWNCKSYGGNWKSSSHGANSWNFGSSGDTYLLEPAKYNKERYMWQWQEKDVTVLPYRDRNNRSDSFDFTSDKLPSEGALDFGTSKQPESKAPRNSGKSGSPSRDKIHRWTPYPSQKSIEQQSWFEDVSKATEKMDSVFLPLTESPGKGKTCEATASLPKLKKSEASSHSNVTLDYPDSSDEKPDKDDGRSSRMPSLKSPLLNITDMKLSSQKQDTKSLLKNVKSLLSSPNSKEQNCLKALNLEANNLPSYSSKLRGPSADNLEGSNKDALSSNVGEAVINLGEAERKPKDIQSNHSLQNPPLNSCKNTNDQNMEGTEKASPKNKFRRHSLEDVSDDDLTGREKVEIRAEKRSPSVSSCLPCDTPEGKLAASEKDVDEKPSASSIASADLKDSAFQMESTVSSSNSQDHLHVGLKIPSQEKEANEEHVKSGGRFEVEGFENHSDHELQKGGSQSLGLLPDLSKLGLPASLQRDLTRHISLKSKVGIHLPEPNLNNARRIRNISGHRRSEAEKESGLKPTLRQILSASRRNVNWDQVIQQVSKKKQELGKGLPRFGIEMVPLVQNDQESLELGEESDLSTLEGFQWEGISLAVPGSARKRSFSESSVIADRHPSAYSFFSEQPKAKEREERQIVADRHLRDITSGYEASVDIEADLKQETSSLSLSPFISERTETPGKKQSLQATSELTGLTKAEQDSLDKRTPLLEKQNVLEISEENPLVSSDVLLAVSSNVDAATDSSYTSGTEQNDSQGIGKKRRATGEGSSPEIPSLERKNKRRKIKGKKERSQVDQLLTISLREEELSKSLHSVDNSLLQARAALQAAYVEVQRFLVLKQQITMEMSALRSQRIQILQGLQETYEPSELSEQLPSSVSSERRNSESQVSADLLPAGSFLPLLDTLSVPPLGTAVHIDTSSPLHSGITFTTPPDSSVQIKREPVSLEASEENVNSVLQSSLCASRTEVVAQKDEEIIQKTSVYPVISATISLSELTACFQHTSQEVHKPAVDRGKAGLLENPSPSLSTFSKREANGVTESFLLDQCSTLLPDRSVLLEMPMDKTPRLSAEPSEQQAASTLVPAEKGNRRRRKLRKKKTLRAAHVPENSDTEQDIIDCKPTRKVKSGKVSKGEKITTSTPQKQGDGVAVQAARNKDENDSDASLELVEVAVPQCEVVDVGSSESGDEKPDSPSKRELCSTVDQAVLEASCSGYDEVSSTSEIGTSYRDDTKRSVADTQASISSLRGSKNSSEVSSEPGEDEEPTEGSFEGHLAAVNAIQIFGNLLYTCSADKTVCAYNLVSRKCVAVFEGHTSKVNCLLVTQTNGKNAALYTGSSDHTINCYNIKTKECMEQFKLEDRVLCLHSRWRILYAGLANGSVVTFSIKSNKKVDTFECHSPRAVSCLATAQEGARKLLVVGSYDCTISVRDARNGLLLRTLEGHSKTILCMKVVNDLVFSGSSDQSVHAHNIHTGELVRIYKGHNHAVTVVNILGKVMVTACLDKFVRVYELQSHDRLQVYGGHSDMIMCMTIHKSMIYTGCYDGSVRAVRLNLMQNYRCWWHGCSLIFGVVDHLKQHLLTDHTNPNFQTLKCRWKNCDAFFTSRKGSKQDAVGHIERHAEDDSRVDS, encoded by the exons ATGGTGCGAGAACGAAAATGCGTATTGTGTCACATTGTATACAGCTCAAAAAAG GAGATGGAAGAACACATGAGGAGCATGCTTCACCACAGAGAACTTGAAAACCTGAAAGGAAG GGACAGCAACCACGAGTGCCAGGTGTGCAGGGTGACACTGGTGGGCTTGTCAGCATATGCCAAGCACATCTCCAGCCAGCTACACAAAGATAATGTTGATGCCCATGATAaagtggaagagaaggaggagacAGAAGAAGAATACCTTGACAAAGAACTCATTCAACTGATCAAGCAAAGGAAGGAACGGAACCG GCAAGTTGAACCATGCTGTACAAACCAAGAAACAGAATGCGATGATAGGAGATCACAGAGGAGGCGAGAAGAGAGAGCTACatataaagaaagagaagcttATGATCAGTCATCATGGCATCATCATAATGCATTACAAAGGGACTGGAAATGGGAAAGGGATGATTATATTAATTCTAGACAGGGAAGATTTTCACACTCCCAGAGAAACCTTAATAtaagtaggcatccaggtggcCCAAGGGGACGCTCTGGGTGGCACCAAAGTGTTTCAGGAAGCTCTTCAAGTTGGCATAAGTATGGGAATTCTGGAGTTGTTTGGCATCCAAATgggcgaggaggaggaggaacatCAAATTGGCATCACAATGCCAGAGGGAGGAATTCTACTTGGCACACGGAAGGAACAGGTAATTTTTCTAGTTGGAATTGCAAGAGTTATGGAGGAAACTGGAAGTCTAGTTCTCATGGTGCAAATAGCTGGAATTTCGGAAGCTCTGGAGATACATACTTATTAGAGCCAGCTAAATATAATAAGGAAAGATATATGTGGCAGTGGCAGGAGAAAGACGTGACTGTTCTTCCATACAGAGATCGAAATAATAGGAGTGACTCATTTGATTTTACTAGTGATAAACTTCCTTCTGAGGGGGCATTGGATTTTGGTACTTCAAAGCAACCAGAAAGTAAAGCTCCAAGAAACAGTGGGAAAAGTGGGAGCCCTTCAAGAGATAAAATACATCGCTGGACTCCCTACCCATCCCAAAAATCTATAGAGCAGCAGTCATGGTTTGAAGATGTTTCTAAAGCTACAGAGAAAATGGATTCTGTATTTTTGCCTCTTACTGAATCAccaggaaagggaaaaacttGTGAAGCCACTGCTAGCCTCCCAAAACTTAAAAAATCAGAAGCATCTTCCCATTCTAATGTAACCCTAGATTACCCTGATTCCAGTGATGAAAAGCCTGACAAAGATGATGGCAGAAGTAGTAGGATGCCATCGCTGAAATCCCCTCTTCTAAATATTACAGACATGAAGTTGTCTTCCCAAAAGCAAGACACAAAAAGTCTGTTAAAAAATGTTAAGTCTCTGTTGTCCTCACCTAATAGCAAAGAACAGAACTGTTTGAAAGCATTGAATCTGGAAGCTAACAATTTACCTTCTTATTCATCAAAGCTGCGTGGTCCGTCTGCTGATAACTTAGAAGGAAGCAACAAAGACGCACTTAGCAGTAATGTTGGGGAAGCTGTTATTAACTTAGGTGAAGCAGAACGAAAACCCAAAGATATTCAGTCCAACCATTCCTTACAAAATCCTCCCTTAAACTCTTGCAAGAATACAAATGATCAGAATATGGAAGGAACTGAGAAAGCATCACCAAAGAACAAGTTCAGACGACATTCATTGGAAGATGTGAGTGATGATGATTTAACAGGAAGAGAGAAAGTAGAAATAAGAGCTGAAAAACGGAGTCCTTCTGTTAGTTCTTGTTTACCCTGTGACACTCCAGAAGGTAAACTTGCTGCCTCTGAAAAGGATGTTGATGAAAAGCCATCTGCTTCAAGCATTGCATCTGCTGATCTGAAAgattctgcatttcagatggAATCCACAGTTTCTTCATCAAACAGTCAGGATCACTTGCACGTGGGTTTGAAAATCCCCTCACAGGAGAAAGAAGCGAATGAAGAGCATGTCAAGTCAGGTGGTCGCTTTGAAGTGGAAGGTTTTGAAAATCATTCAGACCATGAGCTGCAGAAAGGAGGAAGTCAATCACTAGGTCTCCTTCCTGATTTAAGCAAACTTGGCCTCCCAGCCTCTCTGCAAAGAGATCTGACGCGACATATTAGTTTGAAGAGCAAAGTGGGAATACACCTTCCAGAGCCCAATCTCAATAACGCACGGCGCATTCGGAATATAAGTGGCCATCGGAGAAGTGAGGCTGAGAAAGAATCGGGCCTTAAACCAACCCTCAGGCAGATTCTTAGTGCTTCCCGGCGAAATGTAAACTGGGATCAAGTCATCCAGCAGGTATCAAAGAAGAAACAGGAGCTTGGCAAAGGTTTACCAAG GTTTGGTATAGAAATGGTGCCTCTCGTTCAAAATGATCAAGAGAGTCTAGAACTTGGTGAAGAATCCGATCTGTCTACTCTGGAAGGATTCCAGTGGGAAGGGATTTCCTTAGCAGTGCCTGGATCAGCCAGAAAACGTagcttttctgaaagcagtgtcATTGCAGACAGACACCCTTCTGCTTACAGCTTTTTTAGTGAACAACCCAAAGCAAAAGAACGTGAGGAAAGGCAAATAGTTGCAGACAGACACCTACGTGATATAACATCTGGATACGAGGCAAGTGTTGACATTGAAGCTGACTTGAAACAGGAgacctcttctctttctttgtcaCCATTTATATCTGAAAGAACTGAGACCcctggaaagaaacaaagcctACAGGCTACTTCTGAGCTCACTGgcctcacaaaagcagagcaagaCAGTCTAGACAAGAGAACACCTcttcttgaaaaacagaatgtgttagaaatctcagaagaaaatccTCTGGTTTCAAGTGATGTACTTCTTGCAGTGTCTAGTAACGTAGATGCAGCAACGGACAGTAGCTACACTTCTGGTACTGAGCAAAATGACAGCCAAGGAATTGGAAAGAAACGAAGAGCGACAGGA GAAGGATCCTCTCCTGAAATCCCcagtctggaaagaaagaataaaagaagaaaaatcaaaggtaAAAAAG aacgTTCTCAAGTAGACCAGTTGTTGACTATTTCACTGAGGGAGGAAGAATTGAGCAAGTCCCTGCATAGCGTGGACAATAGTCTCTTGCAGGCTagagctgccctgcaggctgcatATGTTGAGGTTCAACGATTCCTTGTGTTAAAGCAACAG ATAACCATGGAAATGAGTGCACTGAGAAGCCAGAGGATCCAGATCTTGCAAGGCCTACAAG AGACGTATGAACCTTCTGAACTGTCAGAGCAACTCCCCAGTAGTGTCTCAAGTGAGAGAAGAAACAGTGAATCTCAGGTGTCAGCTGATTTGCTTCCTGCAGGCTCTTTCTTGCCCCTTTTGGACACTTTGTCTGTACCTCCACTGGGAACTGCTGTTCACATAGACACATCATCACCACTCCATTCTGGCATCACATTCACCACTCCTCCAGACTCCTCAGTACAAATTAAACGAGAACCTGTGTCTTTGGAAGcctcagaagaaaatgtgaatagTGTACTCCAGAGCTCTCTATGTGCTTCACGAACAGAAGTGGTAGCACAGAAGGATG aagaaatcatCCAAAAAACATCAGTGTATCCGGTTATCTCTGCAACCATATCCCTTTCAGAGCTGACAGCTTGTTTCCAGCACACTAGTCAAGAAGTTCACAAGCCTGCTGTGGATAGGGGAAAGGCTGGACTTTTGGAGAATCCTTCTCCTTCGCTGTCTACTTTCagcaaaagagaagcaaatgGAGTGACTGAAAGCTTTTTACTGGATCAGTGTAGCACCTTGCTTCCAGATCGTTCAGTCCTTCTAGAAATGCCAATGGATAAAACTCCCAGATTGTCAGCAGAACCATCGGAACAACAGGCAGCAAGCACTCTAGTCCcagcagaaaagggaaacagaaggagaagaaagttaaggaaaaagaaaacgcTGAGGGCAGCTCATGTGCCAGAAAACAGTGACACAGAACAGGATATAATTGACTGTAAGCCTACCCGGAAGGTCAAGAGTGGAAAAGTTTCTAAGGGAGAAAAAATTACAACATCAACTCCTCAAAAACAGGGAGATGGTGTTGCTGTTCAAGCAGCTAGAAACAAGGATGAGAATGATAGTGATGCTTCTTTGGAACTAGTGGAAGTTGCAGTGCCCCAGTGTGAAGTGGTTGATGTTGGTTCATCAGAGTCAGGAGATGAGAAACCAGACAGTCCATCAAAGAGAGAGTTGTGCAGCACTGTGGACCAAGCAGTCTTAGAGGCATCTTGCTCAGGTTATGATGAAGTGAGCTCTACCAGTGAGATTGGCACAAGTTATAGGGATGATACGAAAAGAAG TGTGGCTGACACACAGGCTTCTATATCATCACTAAGAGGATCAAAGAACTCATCAG AAGTGTCTTCAGAGCCAGGTGAGGATGAAGAACCTACAGAGGGGAGCTTTGAAGGACACCTGGCTGCAGTGAATGCTATTCAGATTTTTGGGAATTTGTTGTACACCTGCTCAGCAGACAAAACAGTTTGTGCCTACAATCTGGTT AGCAGGAAGTGTGTGGCCGTCTTTGAGGGACATACTTCAAAAGTGAACTGCCTCCTGGTCACTCAGACAAATGGGAAGAATGCTGCGCTTTACACTGGCTCAAGTGATCACACCATCAACTGTTACAATATCAAG ACCAAAGAATGCATGGAACAGTTTAAACTGGAAGATCGGGTGCTCTGTTTACACAGCAGATGGCGGATCCTTTACGCAGGCCTTGCAAATGGCAGCGTGGTTACATTCAGCATAAAG AGCAACAAGAAAGTTGATACCTTTGAATGCCACAGCCCTAGAGCAGTGAGCTGCTTGGCCACAGCTCAGGAAGGAGCACGCAAGCTGTTGGTAGTGGGCTCCTATGATTGCACCATCAGTGTACGAGATGCGCGGAATGGGTTGCTTCTCAGAACTCTTGAAGGTCACAGCAAAACTATACTCTGCATGAAG gttgTGAATGATCTGGTGTTCAGTGGTTCCAGTGACCAGTCTGTCCATGCCCACAACATTCAT ACTGGAGAACTGGTACGGATCTATAAAGGTCATAACCACGCAGTAACGGTTGTGAACATTCTGGGGAAAGTGATGGTAACAGCATGCCTCGATAAATTTGTTCGTGTTTATGAACTACAG tCACATGACCGCTTGCAAGTTTATGGAGGCCATTCAGATATGATCATGTGCATGACCATCCATAAGAGCATG ATCTACACTGGATGTTATGATGGCAGCGTCAGAGCTGTGAGGCTTAATCTGATGCAGAACTATCGTTGCTGG tGGCATGGATGTTCACTGATCTTTGGAGTTGTTGACCACCTGAAACAACACTTGCTAACTGACCACACCAACCCAAATTTTCAGACCTTAAAATGCCGTTGGAAGAACTGTGATGCTTTCTTTACTTCCAGGAAAGGTTCCAAGCAG gATGCTGTGGGACACATTGAAAGACATGCTGAGGATGACAGCAGGGTTGACTCATGA